A single genomic interval of Chitinophaga sp. 180180018-3 harbors:
- a CDS encoding ArsC/Spx/MgsR family protein, producing the protein MNKIYHLSTCSTCKKILEETNAKDRGFVLQDIKKEKITPEQLDQMKALSGSYESLFSRRSQLYRPMGLHEKELTEKDYRSLILQEYSFLKRPVAIVGKKIYIGADVKDI; encoded by the coding sequence ATGAACAAAATTTATCATCTGTCTACGTGCAGCACTTGTAAAAAAATACTTGAAGAAACCAATGCTAAAGATCGTGGGTTCGTCTTACAGGACATCAAAAAAGAAAAAATAACCCCGGAGCAGCTGGATCAGATGAAGGCATTATCCGGCAGCTATGAATCATTGTTCAGCCGCAGGTCGCAGCTGTACCGGCCAATGGGATTACATGAGAAAGAGCTGACGGAAAAAGATTACCGCAGTCTGATTCTCCAGGAATATTCTTTCCTGAAACGCCCGGTGGCGATTGTCGGAAAGAAAATTTATATCGGGGCGGACGTTAAAGATATTTAG
- a CDS encoding glycosyltransferase — MSTILTSRKILIVPLDWGLGHATRDIPLIREMLNAGCQVFIAAEGKHAALLQQEFPQLTILPLPGYRIRYAQKGQFFGLKIIQQIPKIYRTVKYEQRWLNRIVAEYQIDAVISDNRFGLYHKKIPSVFITHQLLIKTPFGGWIERALQQINYNFINKYSACWIPDFAGTNNLSGELAHPGKLPVHTTYIGCLSRFESRRDVRKKYDLLVLISGPEPQRTNLEKMVIDQIQSLHITALIVSGKPDTPRHEQVAPGVVQVNHLNASELNEAMLASDMVLSRSGYTTLMDLAKLNKKAILIPTPGQSEQEYLGEYLMEKGYFYSVSQEKFNLKTALEEAGRFGFKSFHHEQDMSLYKQVVHEFVRTLG; from the coding sequence TTGTCCACAATTCTTACGTCCCGGAAAATTCTTATAGTTCCCCTTGACTGGGGCCTTGGACATGCCACACGGGATATTCCGCTGATCCGCGAAATGCTAAACGCAGGATGTCAGGTTTTTATTGCAGCCGAAGGCAAGCACGCCGCACTACTCCAGCAGGAATTCCCCCAACTCACGATACTCCCGTTACCTGGCTATCGCATCCGGTACGCTCAAAAAGGACAATTTTTCGGCCTGAAAATCATTCAGCAAATTCCGAAAATCTATCGTACTGTAAAATATGAGCAGCGCTGGCTGAATCGCATAGTAGCTGAATATCAGATCGATGCGGTGATTTCAGATAATCGCTTCGGATTATATCATAAAAAAATACCCTCAGTATTCATCACTCATCAGCTATTAATTAAAACACCTTTTGGAGGGTGGATAGAGCGGGCACTACAGCAGATAAATTATAATTTTATTAATAAGTACAGCGCCTGCTGGATTCCGGATTTTGCCGGTACCAACAATCTCTCCGGCGAACTGGCACATCCCGGCAAGCTTCCGGTTCATACCACCTATATCGGTTGCCTGAGCCGGTTTGAGTCGCGCAGGGATGTACGCAAAAAATATGATCTGCTGGTACTCATTTCAGGACCGGAACCACAACGGACCAACCTGGAAAAAATGGTCATCGATCAGATCCAGTCGTTACATATCACCGCGCTTATCGTTAGCGGCAAACCAGATACTCCCCGGCACGAACAGGTTGCGCCAGGAGTTGTACAGGTGAATCACCTGAACGCCAGCGAGTTAAATGAAGCCATGCTTGCTTCTGATATGGTGCTGAGTCGCTCCGGCTATACAACGCTGATGGACCTTGCCAAACTGAATAAAAAAGCCATCCTGATCCCCACACCCGGACAGTCGGAACAGGAATACCTGGGCGAATACCTGATGGAAAAAGGATACTTTTATTCCGTTTCGCAGGAAAAATTCAACCTGAAAACCGCCCTGGAAGAAGCCGGCCGGTTCGGGTTTAAATCTTTCCATCACGAACAGGACATGAGTCTTTATAAGCAGGTAGTGCATGAGTTTGTGCGAACCCTCGGGTAA
- a CDS encoding formimidoylglutamase — protein sequence MADFSHLQDFLQPVSRAFLNDDQEYDPYQIGGTIDVYEVDHQPDIDAADVILLGVGEERGSISGKTNTNGPDAIRKEFYGLYNWHRDIRLADVGNLLPGAFLADAYAAMKTVLAELLAANKTVIILGGSHDLTYPQYKAYASQQLIIEATVADALIDLKEESGERNERFLMEILTEQPNYLRHYNHIGFQSYFVHPRMLETLDKLRFDCFRLGRIRENMEEAEPVLRHSDMFSLDINIIRHTDAPANSLSLNGFSGEEACSLARYAGMSSRLSSFGIYGYRPEKDKEQLTARQIAQMMWYFLDGRAVKNKEAVLDDRDAFWEFHIAFSDIETVFLKSKRTGRWWMQLPDREFVPCAYNDYLMASNNEMPERWLRHQERL from the coding sequence ATGGCAGATTTTTCACATCTGCAGGATTTCCTGCAGCCTGTTTCCAGGGCATTTCTGAACGACGACCAGGAGTACGATCCATATCAGATAGGTGGTACCATTGATGTTTATGAAGTAGATCATCAGCCGGACATAGATGCGGCCGACGTCATTTTATTGGGTGTAGGTGAAGAAAGAGGCAGCATATCCGGCAAAACCAATACCAACGGACCGGATGCCATCCGAAAGGAATTTTATGGCCTGTATAACTGGCATCGCGATATCAGGCTCGCGGATGTTGGTAACCTGCTACCGGGCGCATTTCTGGCCGATGCTTATGCTGCCATGAAAACAGTACTCGCTGAATTACTGGCTGCCAATAAAACGGTGATCATCCTCGGGGGCTCACACGATCTCACCTATCCGCAATACAAGGCTTATGCTTCTCAGCAACTCATTATTGAAGCTACTGTAGCCGATGCACTGATTGACCTGAAAGAAGAATCAGGAGAGCGCAATGAACGCTTTCTGATGGAGATACTTACAGAACAACCCAATTATTTACGTCATTATAATCATATCGGCTTCCAGAGCTATTTCGTACATCCACGTATGTTAGAGACCCTGGATAAGCTGCGGTTCGACTGTTTCCGGCTTGGCCGCATCCGCGAGAATATGGAAGAAGCCGAACCGGTATTGCGCCATTCAGATATGTTCAGTCTGGATATCAATATCATCCGGCATACAGATGCTCCCGCCAATAGCCTCTCCCTTAATGGATTCAGCGGCGAAGAAGCCTGCTCTCTTGCCCGCTATGCCGGCATGAGCAGCCGCCTTTCATCCTTCGGTATCTATGGTTACCGACCGGAAAAAGACAAGGAACAGCTTACTGCCCGCCAGATTGCTCAGATGATGTGGTACTTCCTGGATGGGCGCGCAGTAAAAAACAAGGAAGCTGTGCTCGACGACCGGGATGCTTTCTGGGAATTTCATATAGCCTTCTCCGATATAGAAACTGTTTTTCTGAAAAGCAAAAGAACCGGGCGCTGGTGGATGCAACTGCCGGACCGCGAATTCGTTCCCTGCGCGTACAACGACTACCTCATGGCAAGTAATAATGAAATGCCGGAAAGGTGGCTGAGGCACCAGGAGCGGCTTTAA
- a CDS encoding lysozyme inhibitor LprI family protein yields MRNLILIVMVFLCTSAYSQSHPTALDTLENRYQQCLGNSQNIYDCAVTYYRQLDSLLNRTLQHLYASLNTHRQQQLQAEQSAWEEKKYEYFRKIDERVEKLHKQTLAGLDDNTISTDNKAAFVRSRLEDILAASH; encoded by the coding sequence ATGCGAAACCTGATCCTTATAGTCATGGTTTTCCTGTGTACCAGTGCCTATTCCCAATCACACCCAACTGCACTCGACACACTTGAAAACCGGTACCAGCAATGTCTTGGTAACAGTCAAAATATATACGACTGTGCAGTCACTTATTATCGCCAGCTCGACAGCCTGCTGAACCGCACCCTGCAACATTTGTATGCCAGTCTTAATACTCACCGGCAGCAACAATTGCAGGCGGAACAGAGTGCCTGGGAAGAAAAGAAATATGAATATTTCAGGAAGATAGATGAAAGAGTAGAGAAGCTCCATAAGCAAACCCTGGCCGGACTGGACGACAACACGATCTCCACCGACAATAAAGCTGCATTTGTCCGATCCCGGCTGGAAGATATACTGGCTGCCAGCCACTAA
- a CDS encoding lysozyme inhibitor LprI family protein, which yields MKSLFVFLLLITGSIAAFSQSQAELNKQANQEYKDADKKLNEIYQRIQKEYAGNKNFVHNLKDAQRIWIELRDAQLKMMYPESAKNYGSVFPVCKANYLTLLTQQRIETLRAWLTQQPKDGDVCTGSVGDKQDKQ from the coding sequence ATGAAATCACTTTTTGTTTTTCTCTTACTAATCACCGGCAGCATAGCCGCTTTTTCTCAATCACAGGCAGAATTGAACAAACAGGCCAATCAGGAGTATAAAGACGCTGATAAAAAATTGAATGAAATCTACCAGCGTATTCAAAAAGAATATGCCGGCAACAAGAACTTTGTACACAACCTGAAAGATGCGCAACGCATCTGGATTGAGCTGCGGGATGCACAATTAAAAATGATGTATCCGGAATCAGCCAAAAATTACGGTAGCGTTTTCCCGGTGTGTAAAGCCAATTACCTCACCCTGCTGACACAGCAGCGCATTGAAACACTAAGAGCCTGGCTGACGCAGCAACCAAAAGATGGGGATGTTTGCACCGGTTCTGTTGGAGATAAGCAGGATAAACAATAA
- a CDS encoding class I SAM-dependent methyltransferase, giving the protein MEINPEYIAVNKELWNKRTAVHVSSEFYDIPGFLTGNTSLKEIELALLEDINRQEILHLQCHFGQDSLSLARMGARVTGVDLSDTAISEAGKLARQLQLENQTRFICCDLYSAPAHLNDTFDTVFTSYGTIGWLPDLDKWAAVVCHFLKPGGRFIMADFHPMLWMFDNDFTKITYDYFNTETIIEETSGSYTDRSAPVSNKAYSWNHPLSEIVTALTAQGLQLQVFREHNYSPYNCFSNMTEKDGRFYIRGLEEKLPMVYAFKFFKPL; this is encoded by the coding sequence ATGGAAATAAATCCGGAATATATTGCCGTTAATAAAGAACTCTGGAATAAACGTACGGCCGTTCACGTTAGCTCTGAGTTCTATGATATTCCCGGATTCCTTACCGGAAATACTTCCCTTAAAGAAATAGAGCTGGCATTACTGGAAGATATAAACCGGCAGGAGATTCTGCATCTCCAGTGCCACTTCGGGCAGGACAGCCTTTCGCTGGCCCGTATGGGCGCCCGCGTTACAGGAGTTGACCTGTCTGATACCGCTATCTCAGAAGCAGGAAAACTTGCCCGTCAACTGCAACTGGAAAATCAAACACGGTTTATCTGCTGCGATTTGTATAGCGCGCCCGCCCATCTCAATGATACGTTTGATACCGTATTCACTTCGTATGGTACCATCGGCTGGCTGCCAGACCTGGATAAATGGGCGGCTGTAGTCTGCCACTTCCTGAAACCCGGCGGCCGCTTCATCATGGCCGATTTTCACCCGATGCTATGGATGTTCGACAATGATTTCACCAAAATTACGTACGACTATTTCAATACCGAAACCATCATCGAAGAAACCAGCGGCAGTTACACCGATCGCAGCGCTCCCGTCAGTAATAAAGCATATTCCTGGAATCATCCGCTGAGTGAAATTGTAACTGCGCTCACTGCGCAAGGATTGCAGCTGCAGGTGTTCCGCGAGCATAATTATTCTCCCTACAACTGCTTCAGTAATATGACAGAGAAAGACGGCCGCTTCTATATTCGTGGACTCGAAGAGAAACTGCCAATGGTATATGCATTCAAATTCTTCAAACCGCTATAA
- a CDS encoding pitrilysin family protein, which yields MNRTIAPPIKDAVDFDIQLKPYEKFTLDNGIPVYVVKSDEQDTLQLELIFPAGSWYESESLEATATNFLMRNGTSKHTAHEISESVDYYGAYLNRNAYHEHATYTLHCLTKHAESLLPVLQEVILDPAFPEEELNLYKQNQKQKLAVNLLKCDFVANRHIDKYLFGEFHPYGRVSTMMAYDALQPETLMAFYKKHYTYNNCRIFVAGNLPANMISLLNQYFGNTQWNGDSHLLRLDLPIQPAEEKKFRIFNDENGVQGAVRVARHFPNRYHPDFPKMLVLNTILGGYFGSRLMSNIREEKGYTYGIYSQLYNFRQTSALNIQTEAGRDVCEATIDEIYKELKRLQDEPVPQEELDLVRNYMIGSILGDLDGAFQIIQRWKNLILNDLDENYFYNNIRTIKTITTGELQQLAKQYFTPADFYELVVI from the coding sequence ATGAACAGAACTATTGCCCCTCCCATTAAAGATGCGGTGGACTTTGATATACAATTGAAACCGTATGAAAAGTTCACCCTCGACAACGGCATCCCGGTATATGTGGTGAAATCTGATGAGCAGGATACGTTGCAGCTGGAGCTGATATTTCCGGCCGGCAGCTGGTACGAGAGCGAAAGCCTCGAAGCTACTGCTACTAATTTTCTCATGAGGAATGGTACCAGCAAACATACCGCCCATGAGATCAGCGAAAGCGTTGACTACTACGGCGCTTACCTGAACCGCAATGCCTATCACGAACACGCCACTTATACGCTGCATTGCCTGACCAAGCATGCGGAATCTCTGCTGCCTGTGCTGCAGGAAGTTATTCTTGATCCTGCGTTTCCGGAAGAAGAGCTAAACCTCTACAAACAGAACCAGAAGCAGAAACTGGCCGTAAACCTGCTGAAATGCGACTTCGTGGCAAACCGGCATATCGATAAATATCTCTTCGGAGAATTTCATCCATATGGCCGCGTAAGCACCATGATGGCCTATGATGCGCTACAGCCCGAAACCCTGATGGCGTTCTATAAAAAGCACTATACGTATAATAACTGCAGGATATTCGTGGCCGGGAATTTACCCGCCAATATGATCTCCCTGTTGAATCAATACTTCGGTAACACCCAGTGGAACGGAGATTCCCACCTGCTGAGGCTCGACCTGCCGATACAACCCGCTGAAGAAAAGAAATTCAGGATCTTCAACGATGAAAACGGCGTGCAGGGTGCCGTGAGGGTTGCCCGCCATTTCCCGAACCGCTATCACCCCGACTTCCCTAAGATGCTCGTGCTGAACACCATTCTGGGAGGCTATTTTGGCTCCCGGCTGATGAGCAATATCCGGGAAGAAAAAGGCTACACCTATGGCATTTACTCCCAGCTCTATAACTTCCGCCAGACCAGCGCGCTGAATATACAAACAGAGGCTGGCAGAGACGTTTGTGAAGCCACTATCGATGAAATCTATAAAGAGCTTAAAAGACTGCAGGACGAGCCCGTTCCACAGGAAGAACTGGATCTCGTCCGCAACTATATGATAGGTTCCATCCTGGGCGACCTTGATGGCGCATTTCAGATAATACAACGATGGAAGAATCTGATTCTAAACGATTTAGACGAAAATTATTTTTACAATAATATTCGTACTATTAAAACGATTACTACCGGTGAATTACAACAGCTGGCAAAACAATATTTCACACCGGCCGATTTCTATGAGCTAGTGGTAATCTAG
- a CDS encoding pitrilysin family protein, producing the protein MIHYNKFTLANGLRVIVHEDHTTPMAVINVLYDVGARDEDPAQTGFAHLFEHLMFGGSVNIPVYDEPLQMAGGENNAYTTSDLTNYYIQLPAENIETGFWLESDRMLSLAFGEKSLDVQRKVVSEEFKEHYINKPYGDTWHKMRELAYTTHPYRWMTIGKELSHIENAKLEDVKAFFFRHYRPVNAILSVGGNVTVEQVKALAEKWFGGIPSGEKYERKLPLEPPQAAARKMEVKANVPLDALYKCYHMYPRKDKRYYVADLISDILGGGSSSRLHQVLVKEKKLFSNIECYHFGSLDAGLLTIEGKLVKGVKMKDAEKAIQQELEKLQKEIIPERELQKVKNRVESLLAFEDMSLLNRANNLAFYELLGDAALMNREFENYEDVTSEQIHQEAKLLFDEKNSNTIYYYAAN; encoded by the coding sequence ATGATTCACTATAATAAATTTACGCTGGCAAACGGATTGAGAGTGATTGTTCACGAAGACCATACTACACCCATGGCGGTTATCAACGTACTGTACGACGTAGGTGCAAGAGATGAAGACCCCGCCCAGACCGGATTTGCCCATTTGTTTGAACACCTGATGTTTGGAGGTTCCGTTAATATTCCCGTCTACGATGAACCTCTGCAAATGGCAGGAGGGGAGAACAACGCCTACACCACCAGCGACCTCACTAACTACTACATACAACTGCCTGCCGAGAACATAGAAACAGGGTTCTGGCTGGAAAGCGACCGTATGCTGTCGCTCGCCTTCGGGGAAAAAAGCCTCGACGTACAGCGCAAAGTAGTGTCCGAGGAGTTTAAAGAACACTATATCAATAAGCCTTACGGTGATACCTGGCATAAAATGCGTGAACTGGCTTACACGACCCACCCTTATCGCTGGATGACCATCGGCAAGGAGCTTTCTCATATTGAGAATGCAAAGCTGGAAGATGTAAAAGCCTTTTTCTTCAGGCACTACCGCCCGGTTAATGCCATCCTTTCTGTGGGAGGCAATGTCACTGTTGAGCAGGTGAAAGCCCTGGCAGAAAAGTGGTTTGGCGGCATTCCTTCCGGGGAAAAATACGAGCGTAAGCTGCCCCTGGAACCACCACAGGCTGCAGCCCGCAAAATGGAAGTGAAAGCCAATGTTCCGCTGGATGCGCTTTATAAATGCTATCACATGTATCCCCGTAAAGACAAGCGATACTATGTGGCAGATCTGATCTCCGATATACTTGGTGGTGGCAGCTCTTCCCGCTTGCACCAGGTATTGGTAAAAGAAAAAAAACTATTCAGCAATATCGAGTGTTATCATTTCGGCAGCCTTGATGCCGGTTTGCTGACGATAGAAGGCAAACTCGTAAAAGGGGTAAAAATGAAAGACGCCGAAAAAGCCATACAGCAGGAGTTAGAAAAACTTCAAAAAGAAATCATCCCGGAACGGGAACTTCAAAAAGTAAAAAATCGCGTGGAAAGCCTACTCGCGTTTGAGGACATGAGTTTGTTGAACCGCGCTAACAACCTCGCGTTTTATGAATTACTCGGTGATGCAGCACTGATGAACCGCGAATTTGAAAACTACGAGGACGTCACCTCAGAACAAATCCATCAGGAAGCAAAGCTCCTGTTTGATGAAAAGAATTCAAATACCATTTACTATTACGCAGCGAACTAA